The sequence CATCGGAGATTACAGCGTATCCTCAGAGCTCATGCAGCAAGCATTGAAGATCATACTTTTAGGCGAAAAAGCAACAGTAGAGGAGAGAATAGGGTTTTTAAAGGATTTTAGGGATGGTCTTAAACGGGTTAATGAAGCGATAGGTAGGCTAATCGCCAACATTGATAGGAGGATAGAAGAGTTAGAGACTGATTTAAACAAGGGCGCATTGCGGAATGAAAGATTATAATTAACCTCTAGAATTAAATTCCTGATTAAAACTCGAGGTTTATTTGATGGAGGAGAAACTAACATATTCGCTTAAACCCGAAGTAATTAGAGCCTATCACAGGCAGGGCTACAGGTTCGCTGGAAAACATCTCCACAGCGCCGTGAAAATATGTCAGTGGACTAAGGAGAGCCTTAGATCTAATAGGGTCTGCTACAAGGAGCTATGGTATCCGCCAGTACAGAGCCATAGGTGCATGCAAATGACCCCCTATTTCGGCTGCAACTGCCACTGTCTACACTGCTGGAGAATGCACTCCGGCGATAGGGAGGGGCTGGTTTGGAAGGAGTTTCCGCTGGAAACCGAAGAGTTTGATGAGCCCTCTGAGATCATTGATGAGTTAATTGAGAAGAGAAAAGATCTCCTTTCAGGTTGGGGAGGAAACCCGAGGGTTGATGGGAGAAAGCTTGAAGAAGCGTTAAGGCCAACGATGATGACTATGAGCCTAACTGGTGAGCCAACGCTTTACCCAAAGATCTCTGAGCTTATATTTGAAGCAAGAAAGAGGGGGATGATAACCTTTCTAGTGACGAATGGAACCATGCCTGAAATTCTAGAGAAAATGGATCCGCTGCCCTTTCAGCTCTACATTAGCGTGCTGGCGCCGGATAAAAACACTTACATTAAAGTTGCTAGACCGCTTATTAGAGATGCTTGGGAGCGTTTAAATAAGACGCTGGAGCTTCTCCCAAGCCTAGAGACGCGTAGGGTTTTAAGGTTAACGGTTATTAGGGGCTGGAACACGCATAATATTGAGGGCTACTCGAAGATAATTGAGAAGAGTAGGCCAGATTTCATTGAGGTTAAGGCGTATGAATGGGTTGGGCAGAGCCGCGAGAGATTGCCGAAAGAAGCCATGCCGTACATGAGGGATGTGGAAGAGATCGCATACAACATCGCGGATTTAACTGGATACGAGATTAAGGGTAAGTATGAGCCGAGCGGCGCAGTTCTTCTCGCTTAATTTTCTATGCTGAGCGTAAAACGTAAGAGTGCGAATCAACTTAAATATTTTACCAGTATCTAGTAGAGGCTATCAGCAGGTTTGGAGGCGTCTGCATGGTAAGTAAGAAGAAGATGCAGGAGTATGAGGAGAAGATAAAGCAGGCTTTAGCGATTTTGAATCAAGTTTCAGAGGACACCACAACCCCAAGAAACATTAGGAGAACCGCTAAGGAAGCCATGAACATGCTTCAATCAACTCAATACACGCTCGGCGTTAGGGCTTCAAATGCTATATCCATAATAGACGAGATACTGCAGGATCCAAACATGCCGCCTTACACCCGAGTAAAGCTATGGAATGTGATGAGCCTACTTGAGGGAATAAAAGATTAGGGTGGTGTAGGATTGCCGAAAGAGCTGCTAGCCGTAGCGCCGGGAAAACCTGTTTTAGTAGAGTACGAGGAGCCTCCCCTCAAACCAAACCAAGTGAGGGTTAAGAGCATTTTCTCGGCGGAAAAGCATGGAACCACCCTGCTGATCTATAGGGGTTTATCGCCTTTCTCTGAGAAAGCCTTTGACCCCGACACGGGGCTATTTATGCCTAAATATGAGGGTAAAGGTTGGGCGATCTCATTTCCAATTAGGCTCGGTAACATGACCGTAGGCACGGTGATTGAAGTTGGAAGCCAAGTTAAAAAATTTAAGCCGGGAGACAGGGTTTACGGCTACTTACCGATCCGTGAAACGCACACCGTTGATGAGGAGAAGATAGATTCAGCTCCACCAGAGCTTAACGATGAGGAGATAGTCTGCATCGACCCAGCTGCCGTCGCCCTAATGGCTGTCCGTGAGGGACACGTTAGGCTCGGCGACACTGTGGCGGTTTTCGGCCTTGGTGCGATAGGGCTAATGGCTGTTCAAATGGCTAAGCTTTCCGGAGCCATACTGGTGATAGGCGTAGAACCCATAGAGAAGAGGAGGAAGCTAGCTGAGCGGTATGGAGCGAACATAGTTATAAATCCGAGGGAACGTGACGCTGGTCTAGAAATTAGGAGGGCTACCGGCTGGAAAGGCGTGGACATATCCGTAGAAACAAGCGGATCCTACTCAGCCCTACATCAAGCTATCAGGGGGACAAGGTATGGCGGAACAATAGTGCCGGTCTCATGGTATCATGGCGAAGCAAAGGGACTAAACCTAGGTGAAGAATGGCATTTCAATAGGCAAATAATGGTTTCAGGCGCGCGGGTTGAGAGCGAACCTTACAGGGACTACCCCTCATGGGACAGAAAGAGGGTTTATGAAACCGTGATAAGTCTGTTTAAGCGGAAGCTTTTAAGAATCGACGGGATGCTTTCGCCAATAGTGCACTTTAAAGATGTTGTTGAAGCCTATAAAATAATTGATGAAAGACCAGAGGAAACAATTAAATTAGGCGTTAAATATAGTTAAAAATGAAGGTTTGGGGAAGGATTTAGCTTAATGATTAGACGTGAAGCAATGCTATATGAGCTGCTCCAAGGTAACAGGGTTAAGTGTAACCTCTGCGCTCGCAGATGCATAATATCTGATGGCGGAATGGGATTCTGTGGGGTCAGGAAAAATGAGGGTGGAAAACTCTATGCGCTGAATTATGCGATGGCTTGCGCAGCCAACGTTGACCCAATTGGCAAGAAACCGCTGTCGCATTTCCATCCCGGAGCGCTCGTGATGTCGATAGCAACTGTTGGATGCAATTTCAGATGCCAGTTCTGCGATAATTGGAGCATAAGTCAAGAGAAGGACATTATAGGCAGGAGTCTTCCACCCGAAGATGTCGTTAAAGCTGCTATTGAGAATAGTTGCCACGGGATAAGCTACACTTACACTGAACCAACAATCTTTTTTGAGTACGCTTATGATACAGCTGTCTTAGCCCATGAGCACGGTCTCTTTAATACGTTCGTCACAAACGGCTATATGACCCCCGAAGCCATTGAAGCTATTGCGCCATACTTGGACGCTGCAACAGTCGACTTTAAGGGTGGAGGAGACCCAGAGTTCTACAGGAAGTTTTCCATGGTTCCATCAGTTGAGCCGATCTTCGAAGCCTTGAAGGAGATGAAAAGGAGGAACATACATATTGAGGTGACGAATCTCGTTGTGCCGAAAATAGGCGATTCTATAGAGAGAATAAGGGAGCTGGCTTCATGGATTAGAGAGAATCTGAGCGAGGATACGCCGCTTCATCTGTTGAGGTTCCATCCAGACTACAAGCTGACGGACATACCGTCCACAGAGATCAAAACCCTTGAGAAAGCATATGAGGCGGCTAAGGAGGCGGGGTTAAACTATGTTTACTTAGGGAATGTTCCCGGCCACAAGTATGAGAACACGTATTGTCCAAGCTGCCAAGAGCTAATAATAAAGAGATACGGTTTCGATATAATAAGGTGGAATTTAACGGCTGATATGAGATGCTCTAAGTGCGGTAAACAAATAGCGATTAAAGGAAAATTCCATAGATCAGGACTAACATTTCCATTTTCAATAATCTAGCTTTCAATTATAAGCGCACACCGTTTTTCTAAATTAGTTTAATAAGTTAGGGTATTGTAGAAGAAGTTTGGAGGACAATGAGTATGAAGATGAGCGCCATAGATGTTTGGAAATTAGATGTGGGCGTAGGGCCAGCTGAGCACGGAGTTTATGTGGACGGATACCTTTATCTCGCCCCCACCTTCAGGGATGAGTTTTGGAAAGTTGACCCTGAAACCGGGGCCATATTGGATAGATTTAGGATGCCGGGCCATGTTTGGGGCGCTCCATTAGTAGACGGATCTGGGCTTTACGGCGCTTCAACCGGGGGAGACTTGATAAAATTTAGGCACGATGGTGTTGTTGTGTGGAGGGTAAATACAGGTTTAGACGACTTTATAGCTGAAGCCGTTGTTGAGGCCTGGGGCAAATGCCTAGCAGTACAGTATCCGAAGGGAATAGCCCTCGTGGATAAGGCTGCTGGAGAAATATTGTGGGTTGATGAGTGGAGCCCTGAGGCGCCCGGAGGTCAGGAACCGACATTCGATCAAGAGACCGGTGTCCTATGGGTCTGCCGGCCGACGGCGGAAAATGGGCTTGTCGCCTACGATGCAGGCGGCGAAAAAGTCCATTTGATTAATCTTCCCTCTCCACCAACCACTTATGCATGTCCGCAGATTTGGTCCGGCTACATCGTTCTAGTATGTAGAAGGCATCTGGTGGTTTTAGATAGGGGATCCGGAAGAATACTGTGGGTTAGGGATTTCTCCACAGTTAATTATGGGGGAGAAGAACAGGATTCGTTAAGCGGCGGGCCCAGAACCCTAACGCACAATGGCAGGGTGATGGTTTGGACGGCTGATGGGGTTTTCACATGCATCAGTATATCTAGTGGCGAAGAAATGTGGAGGCTAGATTTTAAGAGCCTTGGTTTCGCTTCCGCCGAATGTAGTGACCCTTGGGGTTACGCTGGAGGGGCTGCCGTTGACGGCGTCTTCGTTATCCTTGGCAGAAACAACCTTCCGGAGGACGCTGGGTCGCCATTCTCAATCGATAGAAATCGTCTATTCATGATAGATTATAATTCAGGAGAGATAGTATACGTCTCTAAACCAGTTTACCAGATGGCATGCTGCTGTAAACCGATAGTCGCGAAAGGTAAAGTTGTGATCGGGAGCTGGTATAAAGATTCCGAAGAAAGAACCTACAGGAACTTTTATAATTGCTGGCGAATTGTCCCTTTGGAGAGCGAACCAAGTGAAAGCAGAGTCGTATTAGACAGAGACTACGCATGGCTCGGAGGGCCGCACCATGGAGGATATTCAAGAGGCTGCCTACTTGGCGTAAAGAAGAAGCCAGCGAGAGAAGATGCCCATAACATGGCATGTTGTGGGGTTTAATGAGGTTTCAGTTTGCGTCTAAAAATTGATTTACATGTTCACACATCTTATTCAGATGGTTCCGGAACAATTAGAGAGATTCTTAAGGTTGCTGAGAACAAAGGCTTAGATGGTTTGGCTATAACTGACCACAGGGTTCTTGACGGTTATTTTGAAGCTAAATCTTACGGTAGCAGGTTAATCATTTTGCCCGGATACGAGGTTGCTACAGATGCTGGGCACGTCTTAATCATAGGTCTAGAAGAGGAGCTGCCGCCTAATGTTGGATTGAAGCGATTTATGTCTTATTCCGAAATCATAGATTGGGTTAGGCTTAACGATGGATTAGCTGTATTAGCGCATCCAGCTATCGAGATGTTCAATTTTGATAGGTGGATGCGGAATAAACCAGACGCCGTAGAAGTTTTAAATTCCCTATATCCGCTTCAATACTTTGTTAAGAGAGGTTTAAACGTATCTTTAAAGCTGGGCGTCGCAGGTGTCGGCGGAAGCGATGCACACAGCCCATCAAATGTTGGTAACGCATACACTATTTTGAATCTGGACGGTGAGCCAAGCGAAAGAAAAATTAAGGAAGCTATCAGGAGGAATAGGGCTACTTACAGCGGCTCATTAGCGCCCTTCTCCACTAGATTGAGAATAGGGGCTAGCTTTCTACTGTCAAGCATCACCCGCCGTATCACCAATAGCGCGTGGTGTGAGGCTTAGATTTAACGTTAATATTGAAGGTGAAAATTTCTCAACATGGCAACCCAGCCTTTCTCCAAACAGTTTTTAAGGCCTCGCCTGTTACTTTCACAGCGTCTTCGGGCTTCATTCTATTGACTTTTTCGCTAAAGGGTTCAGGTGTCACCGGTCCCTCGTATCCCAGATCTCTTAATGTCTTAAGGAAGCCTACTAGATTAATTACATCAGTCTCTCCGGGTAAGCATCTCACGTTATCTACAAGCTTGTCCAGCGGAACATTCTCCGGGGCATCATTTATGTGAACATATATTATGTCTTTACCTCCAAGTTTCATAAGGTCTTCTATGGTCCCCCTAGACGCATACCAATGCCAGCTATCTAGTAGGATACCCACGTTCTCGGCTTCAAGCGCCCTACATAGGGAGAGGAGCCCATCCAAGTCATATATAAAAGTGTATTTGCGCCCCACTCTAAGCGACTCCGTGCCCACAAACTCCAGCCCAAGCGAGCATCCGTTCTCATATAGAATGTTAGCTATCGGTTTAAGCCTAGATATGTGCCATTTAAAGTTGTCTTCAAACGGTTTATCGTCTGAAAATGGCAGAATAAACGTTAGCGCTCTCGTACATTCTATTTCAGCGGCTAAGGAGGCTAGACGCCCCAATTCCTTTAACCCACTATTAAAGGTTTCCTTGTCGCCACGCCAGTCGAAGGGTAACCACCAGCCGCTTGGCTTTATCCCCTCTTCAGAAAACATTCTCTTCACGTAGCTTGGGGATCTCTCCTCAATAAGATTTGAGACTTCTGTTATATTTACTTCGACGCCTTGGAAGTCTCCAAGTTTAGCTAGCTTTATGTTTTCCTGTAAACTTTTATGTATGCCTATGGCGTATGGACTTAAACTCCTAAACATACTAGTACATTTGCCTCCAGAAACCTTTTAAGCTTTCCTTAACACTGCGAACTGTTTTAATCAACTCGAACTTTTCCTCCAGCATTAACGCTTTTAACTATGGCGTCTAGGGTTTTCAGCGCATAGTAAGCGTCTTCCGCGTCCGCGTGTGGATGAGACCCCGAGAGAATGCACTGCGTAAAATGCTCAAGTTCCTCCACGTAGCCTGGGCGGGAGACGCCCCTATAATGGCTTCCATGCTCGAATATCAGGGTTTGTATAGCGGTTGGATCCGTCGGCTCCATCCATCCTTTTCTACTTGCATATCTCAGTCTCTTAAACTGTTCTGCCTCAGCCCATCCTTCCGTCCCCTGAACTCCAACCCGCTCGTAGAAGATCGGTGAGCAGCCGCTTAAGGTAAATGAGCCTACAGCTCCGGAGGCAAACAGCAGGCTAGCCGACACCGCGAGCTTTCTCCCTTCCACCGCTATGCCCCTCGCCTCAACCTCAACTACTCTTCTCCCAAGAAACTGGAGACAGTCCATTGGATGAATCGCTTGGTTAAGCATGAATCCCCATAGGAAGGGTTGCCCCCAAGCCCCTCTGGTGTCCGGGGCTAGGTATGTGGCTTCTAAGCGGAAAATATCGCCGAAATCTTCCCTCTCAGATATCTTTTTGAGAGCTCTGTGGACTGGCATGTGTCGCCAATGCGTCCCAACCATGCAAATTTTCCCGGAGGATTTCATCGCTTCATAAATTCTTCCCGCGCCGTCCAGCGTTAAGGACGGCGGCTTCTCTATGAACACATTTACGCCCTTCTTTAGACATGCGATCCCTAATTCCTCATGCATCTGTGGCGGCCCAACAATTATCACGCCGTCCGGAGACTCCTTATCTATCATTTCGCTGTAATCTATATACCATCTTTTAGCACCAAAGCGCCGCACAGCCTCTTTCGCTCTTCCCTCAACTAAATCACAGGCAGCTACATACTCGATTTGTGGGATAAGCGCGGCAGCCGGCTGAAGACTCTCCATCGAGTGGTGCCCACATCCTATAAAACATATGCGCACTTTATCCCGGCTCATCTAGATCACCAATTTAAACGTGAAACCAGATAGAAATTAGCTTTTAGGTGGTATTTAGTGATTTCCTAAAACTTTTGAAAACCCAGTAAATAATTTATTAGGCAGCTGCTTTCAGGTTGATTCTCTTCAGTTCTTTCCTCAATATTAGCGGTGTTAAAGATGTTATCACGTTGGTTACTATAACGATAGTTGTTACAATTAAAGGATATAGGTTTGCTATGGCGATCTGACGCATGCTCATCTCATTGTAAACTACTATGCTTAATGTTGCGTTCGCTAATCCAGTTCCACACATTAAAGTCATAAGTTTTCTGTATTTTTGTAGCGTAGTGTTGCGGGTTGATATTTTAACCGCCAGGTCGCGAAGCAAAAGGTTCACTGACGTAATTACTACAGCATAAATAAATCCGAGCATGTCGGGTACATATAGTAGACCTAAAATCACGAAGAAGAGTGCCTTAACAAGGAATGTTAATTCATTTTGGAATCTCTTAATGTTCTCTATAAGGGCTTGTATGGATTTTGCATTTATATTTATGCCTAGATTTTTTATAGCTGTGAAATTTCCAAGCGTTATTCCGAAGACTAGGGCAGATAGGGAGCCGCTTCCACCAAGCATCTCCGTCCCAGCATAACATAGTATCAGCGCCGCAAGCGTGAGCATATAAGTGCACTCCTGCCCTTTAATTATATCCAGAATTTTTATCCAAGCTGCGCCAACGATTACTCCTAAAAACATGCCGACAGCGAATTTAGCAATTAATGAAGACATTATTTCCTGAAGGTTAATGAAGCCGCCGAAATATATGTCTAGGAGCATCATTACTAGGATTATGTTGAGAACGTCGGTAATAGTTGATTCCAAGGATAGAGTTGCCCTCACCTCATCTGGCACCCTCATCCTCAATATTAATGGTATTATCACAACGGAGCTTGTTCCGGCGGTCATAGATCCAAGCATTAATCCCTCAAGCCAATCGAACCCCATCATGAAGTAGCTTAAAAGCGGAACGAAAACCACGGCCAGAATGACATGCGTGAAAGCTAGCATAGCTGACCTAAAACTCTGCGAAAGAACTGTGCGGGCTTCTAGGTTTAGTCCCCCCTGAAAAAGAATTAGCGCCAAAGTTAAGGCTGAAAAGATCGGTGCCACCGATAAAAGATCCGCTGCTGAGAAAAACTTCAGTAGGGAGCCAAAAATGATGCCGATGAGTATTAGAAATAGAATATCTGGAAAACCCGTCTTCTTGAAGATAAAGTTGGCTAGAAAGCCAACAGATATTATTACGCCAGCTGCCATAAAAACCATTTCAACATTAGCCATAGGGCTACGAACGCCCCTCTTAAGATTGGTTAGTAGGATCATACCTCTTTTATCTTTTTTATACTGAGGTAAGGCTATTTATTATTTTTGGAGCTCGGAGATAAGTGGATGAGCTATAGCGCTAAACAATTAAAGTATGTGCTCAACTGGCTTATCGCCGGAAGTAGGGGCGGAGCTATGAGGGCTAGGATAATCATGGCGCTAAAGGAATCTCCCATGAACGCTAATCAGCTGGCTAACCTGCTTGAAGTAGACTATCGGACTATAAGGCATCACTTGGAGATCCTAGAGAAGAACAAGATAATTTCTTCGGCTGGAAAGAAGTATGCGGTCACCTATTTTCTAACCACACTTATGGAGGAAAATTACACAATATTCGAGGAGATTTGGGAGAAAATTGGAAAAAAGGAAAAAAGGATGGTTAAGCGAAATGAGTAAAATGATGAATGGTAAAGATAGAAAAGTTGCGCTTATAATAATCGTTCTCTTAGCGGCAGCTATCATTGCAGCTATATGCAGCCTACATATTACTGGGGCCTCGCCAGAGCGCCAAGTTAGAAGGCGCTGGGGTCTAACAGAGAACCAGATAATAGAGATTAAGCAGTTGGCGGATAAATATCGGCGCGGCGAGATAAATCGAGAAGAATTCGAGTCCAGTATATTGTCAAGGTTTAGGGATTGGGAGATTATTCCGCCGCCGAACATCCTTATACCGGATATAGAGGTTTTCTACACCGCTAAATCCATAATTTCAACCGTTAACGTTACGCTTGTACTAATACTGCTCCTAATATACGTAGATGTTTACCGGAAGACTAAAGCTCAATTTTCAGCCGGCCTCATAATATTCTCGCTGGTGCTGCTTTTCTATACGCTTTCGTCTAACCCATTCATGCACATGCTCTTCGGCTTTAGAGCCTTCGGACTCGGCCCATTCGCTATGCTGCCGGACGCCCTCACATTTGCCGCTTTAATAATCCTGCTGTATCTCAGCCTTAAATAGCATCCAAGATTAATGCTGAATAAAATTTGACATAATTCTGAAAAACCTTTTTAATGCATTAGCCTCCTATCTTAGGTGGTGATGTAGATTGAGAAAGAGCATACTGTTGGCGGCTCTGGGCTTAGTCACATTAAGCGCCATAATCATTTCAACATACAGTGCTTTAGCGTGGTACAATGGCTACCCGCGGATAACCCAGATACGTGAATTCAGAGCCACGCCAGTCTCAGCCGAGCCCCCATGTATCATTAATGCTCAGAATTTCACGTGGAATTTCAAGCGTTACTGGAGATGGATGCTAGGAAATGAATGTGGCAGGTGGAAGATGATTGTTAAAGGCGATTTTCGTAGAGCCGAGTTAGAGTTAAGTGAGGAATTTAAAGAGAGGGTTTTAGACATAGCGAGCAAGGATGAGGATGTACAGAGTCTCCTTAACGAGGGCTATAATATTAGCTGTATTAGACCAGTTCACATGAAATCCATAGTTCAAGAGAATGGTCAGGTTACAATCGAGGTTGATGAGGTTCTTCTCGTGTTGACTAAGGATAAATATAGCCGTGCATTCATAGAAGTAGACCTTAAAGCCGAGAAGGTTACTAGGATAACCATGATAAATGTAACAGTGATCGAAAAGAGCACAGCAACTTAAAACTTCCCTACCCTATTTTTATCTATTTAGATTGGAGGATAAGGAATGTTTACATGGAGTTTAGCAGTTAGAAACTTGAAGAGGCGGAAGCTGAGAACAGCTCTTACGGCTTCCGGCATAGTTGTAGGGATAAGCATGATGTTTATTCTACTGTCCTTGGTCTCGGGGATGGAGGTTCAGGCGAGAAGGATGGTTCGAGCCTTAGGCGGAGCAGATATGATAGTATCTAACTCCACGTCGTTTAGGGGTGGTATGGGCGGAGGGTTCTTCGGCACACTGCCGAGCCCAAGCACATTAGATATATCAATCGTAGATGTGATAGGCGGGATGCCGGGGGTCTACGCTGTTTCGCCGCAGTTCTCGTTCAGCGGCTCCATTAACGGTAGGAGGGTTACAATGTATGGAATTGTGCCACCGCTATACGATCTTGTTACCGGTGGATTAAACATTGTTGAGGGCAGGTCCCTCACGGAGAACAGTAGTGGAGAAATAGTTTTCGGAAAAGCTTTAATGGAACTCTTAAATCTAACCCTAGGGCAAACTGTTAGCTTATCTGGCGGTCAGGAGAGTGTAGAGCGAACCTTCACTATAGTTGGCGTATTTGAGACCGGCATGGTTTTCCAAGAGTATGCGGCCTACATAACGCTAATCGATGCGCAAAATATCACCGGTGAGCGCGACCTCGTAACTCAGATACTTGTGAAGTGCGAGGATCCATCAGTAGTTAGTGATGTCGCATCCCTAATCTCGTCAACTGTGCCCGGCGTTAGGGTTACAACACCCACAGCAGTGCTCCAGCAGGCGAACCAGATGCTAAACACTCTAACAATGTTCTTCGCTACGATAGGGCTGGTAGCCTTATTCGCCGGCAGCTTCGGCGTGGCAAACACCATGATAATGTCTGTAACTGAGAGAACCCGCGAGATAGGTGTATTGAAAGCTATAGGGGCGAAAAGCTATGACATAATGAAGATTTTTCTCGCTGAGTCGCTTCTGATAGGATTTATAGGTGGTGGGGTAGGCGTAGCCGTTGGAAGCGTGCTGGCATATGCGTTCCCAATGTTAACGTCCGGACTATTTGTGGCTGGCACCTCCCCATTAGGCATGAGGAACCCGTTCTCTGGCGCAGCGAATCCGGGATTAGGCGGCAGATCTATGCAAACAGTTATGTTGGCTACCCCAACCATAACGCCCATGAA is a genomic window of Candidatus Bathyarchaeia archaeon containing:
- the twy1 gene encoding 4-demethylwyosine synthase TYW1; protein product: MEEKLTYSLKPEVIRAYHRQGYRFAGKHLHSAVKICQWTKESLRSNRVCYKELWYPPVQSHRCMQMTPYFGCNCHCLHCWRMHSGDREGLVWKEFPLETEEFDEPSEIIDELIEKRKDLLSGWGGNPRVDGRKLEEALRPTMMTMSLTGEPTLYPKISELIFEARKRGMITFLVTNGTMPEILEKMDPLPFQLYISVLAPDKNTYIKVARPLIRDAWERLNKTLELLPSLETRRVLRLTVIRGWNTHNIEGYSKIIEKSRPDFIEVKAYEWVGQSRERLPKEAMPYMRDVEEIAYNIADLTGYEIKGKYEPSGAVLLA
- a CDS encoding UPF0147 family protein — its product is MVSKKKMQEYEEKIKQALAILNQVSEDTTTPRNIRRTAKEAMNMLQSTQYTLGVRASNAISIIDEILQDPNMPPYTRVKLWNVMSLLEGIKD
- a CDS encoding zinc-binding alcohol dehydrogenase — encoded protein: MPKELLAVAPGKPVLVEYEEPPLKPNQVRVKSIFSAEKHGTTLLIYRGLSPFSEKAFDPDTGLFMPKYEGKGWAISFPIRLGNMTVGTVIEVGSQVKKFKPGDRVYGYLPIRETHTVDEEKIDSAPPELNDEEIVCIDPAAVALMAVREGHVRLGDTVAVFGLGAIGLMAVQMAKLSGAILVIGVEPIEKRRKLAERYGANIVINPRERDAGLEIRRATGWKGVDISVETSGSYSALHQAIRGTRYGGTIVPVSWYHGEAKGLNLGEEWHFNRQIMVSGARVESEPYRDYPSWDRKRVYETVISLFKRKLLRIDGMLSPIVHFKDVVEAYKIIDERPEETIKLGVKYS
- the amrS gene encoding AmmeMemoRadiSam system radical SAM enzyme, yielding MIRREAMLYELLQGNRVKCNLCARRCIISDGGMGFCGVRKNEGGKLYALNYAMACAANVDPIGKKPLSHFHPGALVMSIATVGCNFRCQFCDNWSISQEKDIIGRSLPPEDVVKAAIENSCHGISYTYTEPTIFFEYAYDTAVLAHEHGLFNTFVTNGYMTPEAIEAIAPYLDAATVDFKGGGDPEFYRKFSMVPSVEPIFEALKEMKRRNIHIEVTNLVVPKIGDSIERIRELASWIRENLSEDTPLHLLRFHPDYKLTDIPSTEIKTLEKAYEAAKEAGLNYVYLGNVPGHKYENTYCPSCQELIIKRYGFDIIRWNLTADMRCSKCGKQIAIKGKFHRSGLTFPFSII
- a CDS encoding PQQ-binding-like beta-propeller repeat protein, with the protein product MKMSAIDVWKLDVGVGPAEHGVYVDGYLYLAPTFRDEFWKVDPETGAILDRFRMPGHVWGAPLVDGSGLYGASTGGDLIKFRHDGVVVWRVNTGLDDFIAEAVVEAWGKCLAVQYPKGIALVDKAAGEILWVDEWSPEAPGGQEPTFDQETGVLWVCRPTAENGLVAYDAGGEKVHLINLPSPPTTYACPQIWSGYIVLVCRRHLVVLDRGSGRILWVRDFSTVNYGGEEQDSLSGGPRTLTHNGRVMVWTADGVFTCISISSGEEMWRLDFKSLGFASAECSDPWGYAGGAAVDGVFVILGRNNLPEDAGSPFSIDRNRLFMIDYNSGEIVYVSKPVYQMACCCKPIVAKGKVVIGSWYKDSEERTYRNFYNCWRIVPLESEPSESRVVLDRDYAWLGGPHHGGYSRGCLLGVKKKPAREDAHNMACCGV
- a CDS encoding CehA/McbA family metallohydrolase: MRLKIDLHVHTSYSDGSGTIREILKVAENKGLDGLAITDHRVLDGYFEAKSYGSRLIILPGYEVATDAGHVLIIGLEEELPPNVGLKRFMSYSEIIDWVRLNDGLAVLAHPAIEMFNFDRWMRNKPDAVEVLNSLYPLQYFVKRGLNVSLKLGVAGVGGSDAHSPSNVGNAYTILNLDGEPSERKIKEAIRRNRATYSGSLAPFSTRLRIGASFLLSSITRRITNSAWCEA
- a CDS encoding sugar phosphate isomerase/epimerase family protein, giving the protein MFRSLSPYAIGIHKSLQENIKLAKLGDFQGVEVNITEVSNLIEERSPSYVKRMFSEEGIKPSGWWLPFDWRGDKETFNSGLKELGRLASLAAEIECTRALTFILPFSDDKPFEDNFKWHISRLKPIANILYENGCSLGLEFVGTESLRVGRKYTFIYDLDGLLSLCRALEAENVGILLDSWHWYASRGTIEDLMKLGGKDIIYVHINDAPENVPLDKLVDNVRCLPGETDVINLVGFLKTLRDLGYEGPVTPEPFSEKVNRMKPEDAVKVTGEALKTVWRKAGLPC
- a CDS encoding Gfo/Idh/MocA family oxidoreductase, coding for MSRDKVRICFIGCGHHSMESLQPAAALIPQIEYVAACDLVEGRAKEAVRRFGAKRWYIDYSEMIDKESPDGVIIVGPPQMHEELGIACLKKGVNVFIEKPPSLTLDGAGRIYEAMKSSGKICMVGTHWRHMPVHRALKKISEREDFGDIFRLEATYLAPDTRGAWGQPFLWGFMLNQAIHPMDCLQFLGRRVVEVEARGIAVEGRKLAVSASLLFASGAVGSFTLSGCSPIFYERVGVQGTEGWAEAEQFKRLRYASRKGWMEPTDPTAIQTLIFEHGSHYRGVSRPGYVEELEHFTQCILSGSHPHADAEDAYYALKTLDAIVKSVNAGGKVRVD
- a CDS encoding cation:proton antiporter, whose translation is MANVEMVFMAAGVIISVGFLANFIFKKTGFPDILFLILIGIIFGSLLKFFSAADLLSVAPIFSALTLALILFQGGLNLEARTVLSQSFRSAMLAFTHVILAVVFVPLLSYFMMGFDWLEGLMLGSMTAGTSSVVIIPLILRMRVPDEVRATLSLESTITDVLNIILVMMLLDIYFGGFINLQEIMSSLIAKFAVGMFLGVIVGAAWIKILDIIKGQECTYMLTLAALILCYAGTEMLGGSGSLSALVFGITLGNFTAIKNLGININAKSIQALIENIKRFQNELTFLVKALFFVILGLLYVPDMLGFIYAVVITSVNLLLRDLAVKISTRNTTLQKYRKLMTLMCGTGLANATLSIVVYNEMSMRQIAIANLYPLIVTTIVIVTNVITSLTPLILRKELKRINLKAAA
- a CDS encoding winged helix-turn-helix domain-containing protein yields the protein MSYSAKQLKYVLNWLIAGSRGGAMRARIIMALKESPMNANQLANLLEVDYRTIRHHLEILEKNKIISSAGKKYAVTYFLTTLMEENYTIFEEIWEKIGKKEKRMVKRNE
- a CDS encoding FtsX-like permease family protein, which encodes MFTWSLAVRNLKRRKLRTALTASGIVVGISMMFILLSLVSGMEVQARRMVRALGGADMIVSNSTSFRGGMGGGFFGTLPSPSTLDISIVDVIGGMPGVYAVSPQFSFSGSINGRRVTMYGIVPPLYDLVTGGLNIVEGRSLTENSSGEIVFGKALMELLNLTLGQTVSLSGGQESVERTFTIVGVFETGMVFQEYAAYITLIDAQNITGERDLVTQILVKCEDPSVVSDVASLISSTVPGVRVTTPTAVLQQANQMLNTLTMFFATIGLVALFAGSFGVANTMIMSVTERTREIGVLKAIGAKSYDIMKIFLAESLLIGFIGGGVGVAVGSVLAYAFPMLTSGLFVAGTSPLGMRNPFSGAANPGLGGRSMQTVMLATPTITPMNIAICFSLGALVGVLAGLYPAWRASKMRPVEALKHV